From Asticcacaulis sp. EMRT-3, one genomic window encodes:
- a CDS encoding fumarylacetoacetate hydrolase family protein translates to MKLCRYGPKGAEKPGIVDSEGRIRDLSGVLPDLTPDTVRLSQLAKLNDIDLMTLPIVEGQPRYGVPVKGIGKIIAVGLNYADHAAESNLPVPPEPIYFTKAVTSLNGPNDDVIKPRDATKMDWEVELGLVIGKTCRYVDEAEALSHVAGYVLVNDISERAFQKERGTQWVKGKGCDTFCPTGPWLVTPDEVGDVHNLDMFLDVNGQRMQTGNTKTLIFNVAQCISYISRFVTLQPGDLLITGTPPGVGEGKKPNPIYLNAGDEMHLGIAKLGEQKHKVVPFSLENLEIFE, encoded by the coding sequence ATGAAACTCTGCCGCTATGGCCCCAAGGGCGCTGAAAAACCCGGTATCGTCGATTCCGAAGGCCGCATCCGCGACCTGTCCGGCGTCCTGCCCGACCTGACGCCCGACACGGTGCGCCTGTCGCAACTGGCCAAATTGAACGACATCGACCTGATGACCCTGCCCATCGTTGAGGGCCAGCCGCGCTATGGCGTGCCGGTCAAGGGCATCGGCAAGATTATCGCCGTCGGTCTCAACTATGCCGACCATGCCGCCGAATCGAACCTGCCCGTGCCGCCGGAGCCCATCTATTTCACCAAGGCCGTCACCTCGCTGAACGGCCCGAACGACGATGTGATCAAGCCGCGCGACGCCACCAAGATGGACTGGGAGGTCGAACTGGGCCTCGTGATCGGCAAGACCTGCCGCTATGTCGATGAGGCCGAGGCTTTGTCGCATGTCGCCGGTTATGTGCTGGTCAATGATATTTCCGAACGCGCCTTTCAAAAGGAGCGCGGCACGCAATGGGTGAAGGGCAAGGGCTGCGACACCTTCTGCCCCACCGGCCCGTGGCTGGTGACGCCCGATGAGGTGGGCGACGTGCATAATCTCGACATGTTCCTCGACGTCAACGGCCAGCGGATGCAGACCGGCAATACGAAGACGCTGATCTTCAATGTGGCCCAGTGCATCTCGTACATTTCGCGCTTCGTCACCCTGCAACCGGGCGATCTGCTGATCACCGGCACCCCGCCCGGCGTCGGCGAAGGCAAGAAACCCAATCCCATCTATTTGAATGCCGGTGACGAGATGCACCTTGGCATCGCCAAGCTGGGCGAGCAAAAGCACAAGGTTGTGCCGTTCTCGCTGGAAAATCTGGAGATTTTTGAATGA
- a CDS encoding SDR family NAD(P)-dependent oxidoreductase has protein sequence MIYTDRFKGRRAIVTGAASGLGKATAARIVAEGGTVVLWDLNAEALDAAKSEVGAAGVVALDVSDHAQVAQAAKQSADILGGIDILVNSAGITGATVPVWEFPVESWLKVMDINLNGLFYCCREVIPFMLEGGYGRIVNVASVAGKEGNPNASAYSASKAGVIGLTKSLGKELATKGVIVNALTPATFESPILAQLPPSQVEYMRSKIPMGRLGVVDESAATVCFMASEECSFTTASTFDTSGGRTTF, from the coding sequence ATGATTTATACCGATCGATTTAAGGGCCGCCGCGCCATCGTCACCGGTGCCGCTTCGGGGCTTGGTAAGGCCACGGCGGCGCGCATCGTCGCCGAAGGCGGCACAGTCGTCTTGTGGGATCTCAATGCCGAGGCGCTGGACGCCGCGAAGTCAGAGGTCGGGGCGGCGGGCGTTGTGGCGCTCGATGTCTCCGATCATGCGCAGGTGGCCCAGGCAGCGAAGCAGTCAGCGGACATTCTTGGCGGCATCGACATCCTCGTCAATTCGGCGGGCATTACCGGCGCCACCGTGCCGGTGTGGGAATTCCCGGTCGAATCATGGCTGAAGGTGATGGACATCAATCTGAACGGCCTGTTCTATTGCTGCCGCGAAGTCATCCCCTTCATGCTCGAAGGCGGCTATGGCCGCATCGTCAATGTGGCCAGCGTCGCGGGCAAGGAAGGCAATCCCAATGCCTCGGCCTATTCGGCGTCAAAAGCGGGCGTGATCGGCCTGACCAAATCCTTAGGCAAGGAACTGGCCACGAAGGGCGTGATCGTCAACGCCCTGACGCCCGCCACGTTTGAATCGCCGATTCTGGCCCAGCTTCCGCCCAGCCAGGTCGAATATATGCGCTCGAAGATTCCAATGGGCCGTCTGGGCGTTGTCGATGAATCGGCGGCTACGGTCTGTTTCATGGCTTCGGAAGAATGCTCGTTCACCACGGCCTCGACCTTCGATACGTCGGGCGGACGGACCACGTTCTAA
- a CDS encoding amidohydrolase family protein, with amino-acid sequence MAIKRFVDAHVHLWKLNNIRYPWLTPPFSPDGPNGSVAAIAHDYGLAQYFVDAQGFNVEKIVHIDAGAYPEDALKETHWLQNMAYAQGFPHAIVAFAALNDPDVEAKLAAQTQNRNVRGIRHILNWHPDPARTYTPQNLFDDEALAHGYGLLGTYNLSFDLQIYPNQMIDAYRLASRFPGVPVIINHMGMPILAEGAEGLARWKSGMQLLASLPHVSVKISGMGFYDRNWTTDTIRPLVLETIDQFGPERCAFASDFPTDKLFNSYPQALEAYDEITASFSEDERDAMFAANASRIYRI; translated from the coding sequence ATGGCGATCAAGCGCTTTGTCGATGCCCACGTCCATCTGTGGAAGCTCAATAATATCCGCTATCCGTGGCTGACCCCGCCGTTTTCGCCCGATGGCCCCAATGGCAGCGTGGCGGCGATTGCCCATGATTACGGTCTGGCGCAGTATTTCGTCGATGCGCAGGGCTTCAATGTCGAGAAAATCGTCCATATCGATGCGGGCGCGTATCCTGAGGATGCGCTGAAGGAAACCCACTGGCTGCAAAACATGGCCTATGCGCAGGGTTTTCCCCATGCCATCGTCGCCTTCGCCGCGCTCAATGATCCCGATGTCGAGGCGAAACTGGCCGCCCAGACGCAGAACCGCAATGTGCGCGGCATCCGTCACATCCTCAACTGGCACCCTGATCCGGCGCGCACCTATACGCCGCAAAACCTGTTCGACGACGAGGCCCTGGCGCACGGCTACGGCCTGCTCGGCACATATAATCTGTCATTCGATCTGCAAATCTACCCGAACCAGATGATCGACGCCTATCGGCTGGCCAGCCGCTTTCCCGGCGTGCCGGTGATCATCAACCATATGGGTATGCCGATTCTGGCTGAGGGTGCCGAAGGGCTGGCGCGCTGGAAAAGCGGGATGCAGCTTCTGGCTTCGCTGCCGCATGTCTCGGTGAAAATCTCCGGCATGGGCTTTTATGACCGCAACTGGACGACCGACACAATCCGTCCGCTGGTGCTGGAAACCATCGACCAGTTCGGCCCGGAACGCTGCGCCTTCGCCAGCGATTTTCCCACCGACAAGCTGTTTAACTCCTACCCGCAAGCCCTTGAGGCTTATGATGAAATCACCGCCAGCTTCAGCGAGGACGAGCGCGACGCGATGTTCGCCGCCAATGCCAGCCGCATCTACCGTATCTGA